The Rathayibacter caricis DSM 15933 genomic sequence CCGAGCGCTCGACGACGGCGAGCTCGACGGACTCCGCGACGGTGAAGGTTCCTGCAGACATCCCCCCATCTTGCCCGACGGCCCGGCACCCCTCGTACGGGGTCCGGGCCGTCGAGTGCGGAGGAATCCCGTCAGAGCGTGGCGAAGGCGTCGCGGAGGACCGACACCGCGTCGTCGAGCAGCTCGTCGGTGAGGGCGAGGCTGGGCAGGAAGCGGACCACGTTGCCGTAGGTGCCCGCGCTGAGCACGAGGACGCCGTGCGAGGCCGCGTACTCGGTGATCGCGGTCACGGCCGCCGCGTTCGGGATCTTCGTGGTCGTGGCGGTGCCGGGCAGGACGAGCTCGATCGCCATCATCGCGCCGATCCCGCGCACGTCGCCGATGATGTCGTACTGCTCCTGCAGCTCTCGCAGAGCGGCACCGAGACGGGCGCCGATCCGGTCGGCCTCGGCGAGCAGTCCTTCGCGCTCGATGCGCTCGAAGACGGCGACGGAGGCCGCAGCCGCGACGGGGTTGCCGCCGAAGGTGCCGCCGAGTCCGCCCGCCTGCGCGGAGTCCATGATCTCGGCCCGACCCGTCACTCCGGCCAGCGGCAGCCCGCCCGCGATGCCCTTGGCCGAGAGCACGAGGTCGGGGACGAGGCCGAAGTGCTCGCTCGCGAACCAGGCGCCGGTGCGGGCCATGCCCGACTGGATCTCGTCGGCGACGAAGACGATGCCGTTCGCGGTGCACCACTCCTGCAGCGCCGGGAGGTAGCCCTCGGCGGGCACCATGAATCCGCCCTCGCCCTGCACCGGCTCGACGACGAGGCAGGCCAGAGCGGAGGCGCCGACCGTCTTCTCGAGGTAGGAGATCGTGCGCTCGGCCGCCTCGGCGCCGGAGAGACCGTCGTGGTAGGGGTAGGAGCTCGGCGCGCGGTGGATGTCGCTCGCGAAGGGGCCGAAGCCGAGGCCGTAGGGCAGGGCCTTGAAGTTCATGGCCATCGTCAGGTTCGTGCGGCCGTGGTACGCGTGGTCGAGGACCGCCACCCCGGGGCGACCGGTGTGCTTGCGCGCGATCTTGACCGCGTTCTCGACCGCCTCCGCGCCCGAGTTGACCAGGACGGTCTTCTTGGCGAAGTCGCCGGGCGTGTGCTCGCCGAGCAGCTCGGCGACCTGGATGTAGGGCTCGTACGGCGTGACGGTGAAGAGGGTGTGCGTAAGGCGGCCGAGCTGCTCGGTCGCGGCGGCGACGACCGCGTCGTCCGTGTGGCCGATGGTGGTCACTCCGATGCCCGCTCCGAGATCGATGAAGCGGTTGCCGTCGACGTCGACCAGGATCGCGCCGTGCGCGCGGTCGATGTAGACCGGCAGGGCGGTGCCGACTCCCGTGGGCACCACGGCCAGGCGTCGCTCGTGCAGGGCCCTCGAGCGCGGTCCGGGGATCTCGGTCGCGACGAGCCTCTCCTGGGGGACTGCCGACGTGGGAACCTGGGGGGCGAGCGTGTCTGTCATGGTCCTGCGATCCTACCCGCGGCACTGCCGGGGGCAGGGGTCCAGACCGACGAGACCGGCCCGATCCAGCCAGGGGAAGAAGGAATCCGATGCAGATCGATCACCACTACGCGGTTTCCGTCGTCTGGGACGGCAACCGGGGCACCGGCACCAGCGGCTACCGCGACTACGGGCGGCAGAGCACGGTGCGGGCGGAGGGACGCGAGGCGATCGCGGGGTCGGCTGACAAGCCCTTCCGCGGGGACGCCGACCGGTGGAACCCCGAGCAGATGCTGCTCGCCGCCCTGGCGCAGTGCCACCTCCTCTCCTATCTCCACGTGGCCGTGAAGAACGGAGTGGTCGTCACCGACTACTCGGACGACGCGGTCGGCCGGATGGTGCAGGAGGGCGACGGAGGGCGGTTCGCCTCGGCGACCCTGCGCCCCCGGGTGACGGTCGCGGACGCATCGATGATCGAGCTGGCGCAGTCGCTGCACGGTGAGGCCGCACGACTGTGCTTCATCGCGAACTCCGTCGCCTTCCCCGTAGCGCACGAACCCGAGACGGTCGCCGCCGGCTGACCGTTCCCGCGGGGCTCAGCGGCGCTCGTGCGGCAGCGCGCGCCGGATGCGCTCGGCCGTGGTCGTCGGCGGCGACTCGTTGTAGACGCCGGCCGCCTCCTGCCCCGAGAGGGCGTGGATCGCGGTCATGACCTCGTCCGTCGCGTGACGGCGGGCGCGACCTGAGTCGGCGGAGCCGTGCCGCGAGAGGTCGAGCGCGTCGCCGAAGCGCACCGTGATGCGGTGCAGGCGCGGGATCACCGAGCCGACGGGCTGCA encodes the following:
- a CDS encoding OsmC family protein encodes the protein MQIDHHYAVSVVWDGNRGTGTSGYRDYGRQSTVRAEGREAIAGSADKPFRGDADRWNPEQMLLAALAQCHLLSYLHVAVKNGVVVTDYSDDAVGRMVQEGDGGRFASATLRPRVTVADASMIELAQSLHGEAARLCFIANSVAFPVAHEPETVAAG
- the gabT gene encoding 4-aminobutyrate--2-oxoglutarate transaminase, with protein sequence MTDTLAPQVPTSAVPQERLVATEIPGPRSRALHERRLAVVPTGVGTALPVYIDRAHGAILVDVDGNRFIDLGAGIGVTTIGHTDDAVVAAATEQLGRLTHTLFTVTPYEPYIQVAELLGEHTPGDFAKKTVLVNSGAEAVENAVKIARKHTGRPGVAVLDHAYHGRTNLTMAMNFKALPYGLGFGPFASDIHRAPSSYPYHDGLSGAEAAERTISYLEKTVGASALACLVVEPVQGEGGFMVPAEGYLPALQEWCTANGIVFVADEIQSGMARTGAWFASEHFGLVPDLVLSAKGIAGGLPLAGVTGRAEIMDSAQAGGLGGTFGGNPVAAAASVAVFERIEREGLLAEADRIGARLGAALRELQEQYDIIGDVRGIGAMMAIELVLPGTATTTKIPNAAAVTAITEYAASHGVLVLSAGTYGNVVRFLPSLALTDELLDDAVSVLRDAFATL